The Hypomesus transpacificus isolate Combined female chromosome 3, fHypTra1, whole genome shotgun sequence genome has a window encoding:
- the LOC124464938 gene encoding nanos homolog 1-like, whose translation MDFLDHGYSPYEYTFNFWNDYLGLSTIVSKNKISNQSHNPNSITESLKATMGLDDAPICSCVIRRGATDISGHLDCRCSFASTPPTSILDLRERLSHFSPFEDLTSETPSIDSNSAFRGNFGGLDLLGVDRRRKQMHRGVKPEPKICVFCRNNGAPEEVFGSHVLKTPDGRVVCPILRAYTCPLCSANGDNAHTIKYCPLSKDPPAQRVVRAGRAVGSKRMKIF comes from the coding sequence ATGGATTTCTTAGATCACGGCTACTCTCCGTATGAGTACACGTTCAATTTTTGGAATGATTATCTAGGTTTGTCAACAATTGTCTCTAAAAACAAGATTAGCAACCAGTCCCACAATCCCAATTCCATAACAGAGTCTCTGAAAGCGACCATGGGTTTAGATGACGCGCCTATATGCTCCTGCGTAATCAGACGCGGCGCCACGGACATCAGCGGACACTTGGACTGTCGCTGTTCATTCGCCAGCACCCCACCAACCTCCATTCTCGACCTGAGAGAGCGCCTCTCACATTTCAGCCCTTTCGAAGATCTAACAAGTGAAACTCCGTCTATAGACAGCAACTCTGCATTCAGAGGAAACTTTGGTGGCCTTGACCTGCTCGGAGTGGACCGTAGACGCAAACAAATGCACAGGGGGGTTAAGCCGGAGCCGAAGATTTGCGTGTTCTGTAGGAATAACGGGGCACCGGAGGAAGTCTTTGGATCTCACGTCTTAAAGACGCCAGATGGCAGAGTTGTATGCCCCATTCTCCGAGCGTACACTTGCCCACTCTGCAGTGCCAACGGAGACAATGCGCACACCATCAAGTACTGCCCGCTGTCAAAGGACCCGCCAGCACAGCGAGTAGTGCGAGCAGGGCGCGCGGTGGGTAGCAAAAGGATGAAAATATtctaa